From one Melioribacteraceae bacterium genomic stretch:
- a CDS encoding iron ABC transporter permease, with the protein MASDQQLTPAKFLLIIGSLKILLLLSIFLGLSIGSVDVSFDQLIRSFFGGDVDQGIKSIIIDIRLPRVLLAVTVGGGLAISGAVFQALLMNPLAEPYILGISSGGTFGAILSLVLGLAFFYTQIFAFAGAMLVVFLVFYLGQRFGELEPNILLLTGVVIGAFFSALILLMLTILEDSLRTAVFWLIGNLSFSGMNEVLIVLPIVLIGSVVLFFFSQKYNTLALGSKTAQQLGINAPFVKNFSYIIASIIVGAAVSVSGIIGFVGLLVPHIVRLIFGIDNRIVIPASFLLGASYLILADLFARSLMAPSELPVGAITALIGAPVFIYLLRKRFSLFN; encoded by the coding sequence ATGGCATCAGATCAACAGTTAACTCCCGCCAAATTTTTATTAATCATTGGCTCACTAAAAATTCTATTACTCTTATCGATTTTTTTAGGACTATCGATAGGTTCTGTTGATGTTTCATTCGATCAATTAATTCGTTCATTCTTTGGTGGTGATGTTGATCAAGGAATTAAAAGCATCATTATTGATATAAGATTACCTCGAGTTCTGTTAGCGGTTACTGTAGGCGGTGGATTAGCTATTTCCGGTGCGGTTTTTCAAGCATTGTTGATGAATCCACTTGCAGAACCATATATCTTGGGAATATCCAGCGGAGGTACATTTGGAGCAATTTTATCATTAGTTCTCGGCTTGGCTTTTTTCTATACTCAAATTTTTGCATTCGCCGGAGCTATGCTCGTCGTATTTTTAGTTTTTTATTTAGGTCAACGTTTTGGTGAACTTGAACCAAATATATTATTGTTAACAGGTGTTGTAATAGGTGCATTTTTCTCCGCGTTAATTTTGTTAATGCTGACAATTCTGGAAGACTCGCTACGTACTGCAGTATTTTGGTTGATCGGAAATTTGAGTTTTAGCGGAATGAATGAGGTGCTGATTGTACTTCCAATTGTATTGATTGGATCGGTTGTTCTGTTTTTTTTCTCTCAGAAATACAATACACTGGCATTGGGTTCAAAGACAGCCCAGCAATTGGGCATAAACGCACCGTTTGTTAAAAATTTTTCATATATAATTGCTAGTATAATTGTAGGAGCCGCTGTGTCCGTTAGTGGAATAATTGGATTTGTAGGGTTACTTGTTCCACATATTGTGCGACTGATTTTTGGAATTGATAATCGAATTGTTATTCCGGCATCTTTCTTATTAGGGGCATCTTATTTAATTCTTGCTGATCTTTTTGCTAGAAGTCTGATGGCTCCATCAGAACTTCCGGTAGGTGCTATAACTGCTCTAATCGGAGCACCTGTTTTCATATATTTGCTTAGAAAAAGATTTAGTTTATTTAATTGA
- the obgE gene encoding GTPase ObgE, with protein MFIDTAKIFVKSGKGGNGAVAFRREKFVPKGGPSGGNGGKGGDVIFIADRNLHTLLDFKYKKKCIAEDGAPGGSALKDGKNGQDIIVKVPVGTLIKDDQTDEVLADLTEDQQTVIIAFGGKGGKGNSNFATSTNQAPRKAESGKPGEEFYVELELKLIADVGLVGFPNAGKSTFISSVSAAKPKIADYPFTTLEPNLGIVKHKDFNTFVVADIPGIIEGAHQGKGLGHKFLQHIERTKILLILIDIAAEDYHKEYEILLNELNEYSEVLSEKKKIVAISKCDLLGDEEIKELSKIKFPEADKKVFFISSVSGKGIPKLLDYLWHQINS; from the coding sequence ATGTTTATAGATACAGCGAAAATATTTGTAAAATCCGGTAAAGGCGGCAACGGAGCAGTCGCGTTTCGTCGCGAAAAATTTGTACCCAAAGGTGGACCTTCCGGTGGAAATGGCGGTAAAGGCGGCGATGTAATCTTTATTGCCGATAGGAATCTTCATACTTTACTTGACTTCAAGTATAAAAAGAAATGTATTGCCGAAGACGGTGCACCCGGTGGCAGCGCACTAAAAGATGGGAAAAATGGACAAGATATAATTGTCAAAGTGCCTGTTGGAACATTAATAAAAGATGATCAGACGGATGAAGTTCTAGCCGATTTAACTGAAGATCAGCAAACTGTAATTATTGCATTCGGCGGTAAAGGTGGTAAAGGTAACAGCAACTTTGCAACATCAACAAATCAAGCGCCGCGTAAAGCCGAAAGCGGTAAGCCCGGAGAAGAATTTTATGTTGAACTTGAGCTTAAACTGATTGCAGATGTTGGTTTAGTGGGTTTCCCGAATGCCGGTAAATCAACTTTTATTTCTTCAGTTTCTGCTGCTAAACCTAAAATTGCGGATTATCCTTTCACTACTTTGGAGCCGAACCTCGGAATTGTTAAACATAAGGATTTTAACACATTTGTAGTAGCAGATATTCCGGGAATAATTGAAGGCGCGCATCAAGGAAAAGGTCTTGGGCATAAATTCTTACAGCATATCGAGAGAACAAAAATTCTTTTGATATTAATTGATATTGCTGCAGAAGATTATCACAAAGAATATGAAATTCTGCTAAATGAGTTGAATGAGTATTCTGAAGTTTTAAGTGAGAAGAAAAAAATTGTTGCGATTTCAAAATGTGATCTGCTTGGTGACGAAGAAATCAAAGAATTGAGTAAAATCAAATTTCCCGAAGCCGATAAAAAAGTTTTCTTTATCTCATCAGTTTCCGGAAAGGGAATTCCAAAATTATTGGATTACCTATGGCATCAGATCAACAGTTAA
- a CDS encoding succinate dehydrogenase/fumarate reductase iron-sulfur subunit, with the protein MSEKHINLTLHIWRQESPKVKGRFEIFKVSVSPHSSILEMLDELNNKLEKEGKIPIAFESDCREGICGTCGLVINGHPHGEKPKTATCQVHMRTFKDGETIYIEPFRAKAFPIIKDLVVDRSGFDLIQQAGGYTSFNTGSAPDANAILIPKEIASLALDAAECIGCGACVAACKNASAMLFVGAKVSQFSLLPQGQPERYERVQNMVAAMDEAGFGSCTNTYACEAECPKGISVINIARMNRDYLVSKIKSKEVEA; encoded by the coding sequence ATGAGCGAAAAACACATTAATTTGACATTACATATATGGCGACAAGAATCTCCGAAGGTTAAAGGTCGTTTTGAAATATTTAAAGTTTCGGTTTCACCTCACTCTTCAATTCTTGAAATGCTTGATGAGTTAAACAATAAACTTGAAAAGGAAGGTAAGATTCCAATCGCATTTGAAAGTGACTGCCGCGAAGGTATATGTGGCACTTGTGGTTTGGTTATTAATGGACATCCGCATGGCGAAAAACCCAAAACAGCTACATGCCAAGTACATATGAGGACATTTAAAGACGGAGAAACAATTTACATTGAACCGTTCCGTGCGAAAGCATTTCCAATTATTAAAGATCTTGTCGTTGATCGATCAGGTTTTGATTTAATTCAGCAGGCAGGTGGTTATACTTCATTTAATACAGGGAGTGCCCCCGATGCAAATGCAATTTTAATTCCTAAAGAGATTGCATCATTAGCATTGGATGCAGCAGAGTGCATTGGTTGCGGTGCTTGTGTTGCGGCTTGTAAGAATGCTTCCGCAATGTTATTTGTTGGTGCAAAAGTTTCGCAATTTTCGCTCTTACCGCAAGGTCAACCTGAAAGATACGAGCGAGTTCAAAATATGGTTGCCGCTATGGATGAAGCGGGTTTTGGTTCTTGCACAAATACCTATGCGTGTGAAGCTGAATGTCCAAAAGGAATTTCTGTAATTAATATAGCCAGAATGAATAGAGATTATCTTGTTTCTAAAATAAAATCAAAAGAAGTTGAAGCATAG
- a CDS encoding fumarate reductase/succinate dehydrogenase flavoprotein subunit: MVKLDSKIPEGHISEKWTNHKFNMKLVNPANKRKFDVIVVGTGLAGAAAAATLGELGYKVKAFTYHDSSRRAHSIAAQGGINAAKNYQNDGDSVYRLFYDTVKGGDFRSREANVHRLAEVSNNIIDQCVAQGVPFAREYGGTLANRSFGGAQVSRTFYARGETGQQLLLGAYSSLNKEIKRGNVQVYHRKEMLDVVIADGRAVGITVRDLVTGKVESFSAQAVILATGGYSNVFFLSTSAMNCNATAIWRVHKKGAVFANPCFTQIHPTALPVHGEGQSKLVLMSESLRNDGRIWVPAKPGDHRPPDQIPEEERDYYLERRYPSFGNLAPRDISSRSAKYVCDEGKGVNGGRAVYLDFADAIKRIGVDAVREKYGNLFEMYENITGENPYKVPMQIYPAPHYTMGGLWVDYNLMSNIPGLFVAGEANFSDHGANRLGASALMQGLADGYFVIPYSIGNYFGSTKPEKVDVNRQEFKEVEKSVEEMTNKLLSINGSQTVDEIHRKLGDLLIDKVGMSRDDAGLKKVIQDIKNLREEFWKDVKVTGKAEELNQNLERAGRVADFLELGELMAVDALNRDESCGAHFREEHQTEDGEAVRNDEEFSYVAAWEYVEAGKWNLHKEDLNFEYVELATRSYK, encoded by the coding sequence ATGGTTAAACTTGATTCGAAAATACCGGAAGGACATATCTCGGAAAAGTGGACTAACCATAAGTTCAATATGAAGTTGGTCAATCCCGCTAATAAAAGAAAGTTTGATGTGATTGTTGTGGGTACTGGTCTAGCCGGTGCAGCGGCAGCAGCAACTTTGGGAGAATTGGGATATAAAGTAAAAGCATTTACTTATCATGATTCCAGTAGACGTGCTCACTCCATCGCAGCCCAAGGTGGAATCAATGCTGCAAAAAATTATCAAAATGACGGCGACTCGGTTTATAGATTATTTTATGATACGGTAAAAGGCGGCGATTTTCGATCTCGCGAAGCAAACGTTCATAGATTAGCCGAAGTAAGTAATAATATTATTGATCAATGCGTTGCACAAGGAGTTCCATTCGCAAGAGAATACGGCGGTACTTTAGCAAACCGTTCATTTGGTGGAGCTCAAGTTTCCAGAACATTTTATGCTCGCGGTGAAACCGGACAGCAATTACTTCTCGGTGCCTACAGTTCACTAAATAAAGAAATCAAACGAGGTAACGTTCAAGTTTATCACAGAAAAGAAATGCTCGATGTTGTAATTGCGGATGGAAGAGCAGTAGGTATAACGGTACGTGATTTGGTTACCGGTAAAGTCGAAAGTTTTTCTGCGCAAGCAGTTATTCTTGCAACAGGCGGTTACTCAAATGTTTTCTTTCTTTCAACAAGTGCAATGAACTGCAACGCAACGGCAATTTGGCGTGTACACAAAAAAGGTGCAGTGTTTGCAAATCCATGTTTTACTCAAATTCATCCAACCGCATTGCCGGTTCACGGTGAAGGTCAATCCAAATTAGTTTTGATGAGCGAAAGTCTCAGAAACGATGGACGAATTTGGGTCCCGGCTAAACCCGGAGATCACAGACCGCCTGATCAAATTCCCGAAGAGGAAAGAGATTATTATCTCGAAAGAAGATATCCTTCATTCGGTAATTTAGCACCGAGAGATATTTCATCTCGAAGTGCAAAATATGTCTGCGATGAAGGAAAAGGAGTGAATGGAGGAAGAGCTGTTTATCTAGATTTTGCAGATGCAATTAAGAGAATTGGTGTTGACGCGGTTCGAGAAAAATACGGTAACTTGTTCGAAATGTATGAAAACATAACCGGTGAAAATCCATACAAGGTACCGATGCAGATTTACCCAGCTCCTCACTACACTATGGGCGGCTTATGGGTTGATTATAATTTGATGAGCAACATACCCGGATTGTTTGTTGCCGGTGAAGCCAATTTCTCCGATCACGGGGCAAACAGACTGGGAGCAAGTGCACTTATGCAAGGCTTAGCCGATGGATACTTCGTTATTCCTTACTCGATAGGCAATTATTTTGGATCCACAAAACCGGAGAAGGTTGATGTAAACCGACAGGAATTTAAGGAAGTCGAAAAGAGTGTTGAAGAAATGACAAACAAGCTGCTTTCAATTAACGGTTCGCAGACTGTAGATGAAATTCACAGAAAACTAGGTGATTTACTAATAGATAAAGTTGGTATGTCACGAGACGATGCCGGTTTGAAAAAAGTAATACAAGATATTAAAAATCTTCGTGAGGAATTCTGGAAGGATGTTAAGGTTACAGGAAAAGCGGAAGAACTTAACCAGAACTTAGAACGTGCTGGTAGAGTAGCTGACTTCCTCGAACTAGGCGAACTTATGGCTGTTGATGCACTTAACAGAGATGAATCTTGCGGTGCACATTTCCGTGAAGAACATCAAACAGAAGACGGCGAAGCCGTTCGTAACGACGAAGAATTTTCATACGTTGCAGCGTGGGAATATGTCGAAGCAGGTAAATGGAATCTTCACAAAGAAGACCTAAACTTTGAATATGTTGAATTAGCTACAAGGAGTTATAAGTAA
- a CDS encoding succinate dehydrogenase cytochrome b subunit — MGWLSEALSSSIGKKFIMAVTGICLILFLIIHLLNNLSMYLGPEFYTNVVAGLDGIKPLIRVIEVILALIFILHIFNGIKLWYENKKAKPINYAVNASSKNSSLYSRTMVQTGSIIFIFLVIHLNTMWYSFNFGEAHANQSYYYFVADTFANSIFYSVFYILVMILLGFHLNHGFQSAFQTFGWNHKKYFPLIEKIGLIYAAVMTIGFASIPIYFLFFYGGN; from the coding sequence ATGGGCTGGCTCTCGGAAGCACTCAGTTCTTCTATTGGTAAAAAATTTATTATGGCCGTCACAGGAATTTGTTTAATCTTGTTTTTGATTATTCATCTTCTCAATAATTTATCAATGTATCTTGGCCCTGAATTTTACACCAATGTTGTAGCAGGTTTAGACGGTATCAAACCGCTTATTAGAGTTATTGAAGTTATTTTAGCCCTAATTTTTATTCTGCATATTTTTAACGGAATAAAACTGTGGTATGAAAACAAAAAAGCAAAACCAATTAATTATGCTGTAAATGCTTCTTCAAAAAATAGTAGTTTGTATTCCAGAACTATGGTCCAGACCGGATCAATTATTTTTATTTTCTTAGTAATACATCTGAACACCATGTGGTACTCATTTAATTTTGGTGAGGCACATGCAAATCAAAGTTACTATTATTTTGTTGCGGATACTTTTGCCAACAGCATCTTCTATTCGGTATTCTATATTTTGGTTATGATTTTGCTTGGATTTCATCTTAATCATGGTTTTCAAAGTGCATTCCAAACTTTTGGATGGAATCATAAAAAATATTTTCCACTGATAGAAAAAATCGGATTAATTTATGCAGCTGTTATGACAATAGGATTCGCTTCGATCCCAATTTATTTTTTATTTTTTTACGGAGGTAACTAA
- a CDS encoding TonB-dependent receptor produces the protein MKYLHSFLFVLLFSFSLFAQTDTLKTQLDDILVTATKFPTEIQNISSSYSVIGNSYIQKTHYSTVLHLLRQVPGISIAQQGGLGKLNSLFMRGANANHTLVLIDGVEVNDPSSPSNAFDLSNLQTGNIERIEIVRGPQSTLYGSDALAGIINIFTEQGRDINKISLQTEGGSDSYYRGGGQLTGSYSLFNYSINFSRLATEGISAANEKYGNKEKDGYSNNSFSSFLSAQVFDNLKFSLNYRHTNSSTDLDHGTQFGDDPNYTYDIEENIFNAAVNYGLFDNKWKQKFSGSVLRRISKSIDEPDNNNPGSATNFTNATRTKFEWLNNLTFIPYNIVTIGLETESEKANTEYFSMSEWGPFESVFPSQEMRTNSAFLQNQLILDGGFSAIAGFRIDHNEKFGNHSTYKFGASYFYDATGTKLKANYGTGFKAPSLFYLFDPAFGNPNLKPEENKGWDIGFEQYFFGNGFSFGATYFSMKFENMFGFDQNFVTININEAKTNGVETFATYSHDEFYVHLTYTYTNAIDLSNDTEEQLIRRPNDKLTLSVSYSPLEKLNLNSTIRYIGKRTDEDFSAFPSATVVLSDYTIMDFTVNYKILSNLTLFGRIENLFDKDYEEVLYYGTPGRSFYAGFSFDLIFE, from the coding sequence ATGAAATATTTACATTCTTTTTTGTTCGTATTACTTTTTTCGTTTTCACTATTTGCACAAACCGATACACTAAAAACACAACTCGATGACATTTTGGTAACTGCCACAAAATTTCCAACAGAGATACAAAATATTTCGAGTTCTTATTCGGTCATTGGCAACTCTTACATTCAAAAAACACATTATTCAACTGTACTGCATTTGTTGAGACAAGTTCCCGGAATTTCGATTGCACAACAAGGCGGACTTGGAAAACTGAATAGTTTGTTTATGAGAGGTGCAAACGCAAATCATACATTAGTATTAATAGATGGGGTCGAAGTAAACGATCCGAGTTCACCAAGTAATGCATTCGATTTATCAAATTTACAAACCGGTAATATTGAAAGAATTGAAATTGTACGCGGTCCCCAAAGTACTCTTTACGGTTCCGATGCTCTTGCGGGCATAATTAATATTTTTACCGAACAAGGGAGGGATATTAATAAAATATCTCTTCAGACCGAAGGCGGTTCTGACAGTTATTACAGAGGCGGCGGACAATTAACCGGAAGTTACAGTTTATTTAATTACTCGATAAATTTTTCACGTCTCGCAACTGAAGGGATATCCGCAGCTAATGAAAAATACGGCAATAAAGAGAAGGACGGATATTCGAACAATTCATTCTCATCTTTTCTTTCGGCACAAGTTTTTGATAATTTGAAATTTAGCTTGAATTATCGACATACAAATTCTTCAACTGATTTGGATCACGGAACACAATTCGGAGATGACCCAAACTACACTTATGATATTGAAGAAAATATTTTTAATGCTGCGGTTAATTATGGTTTATTCGATAACAAATGGAAACAAAAATTTAGCGGTTCGGTTCTTAGAAGAATAAGCAAATCAATCGACGAACCGGATAATAATAATCCCGGTTCGGCTACAAATTTTACAAATGCAACTAGAACCAAATTTGAATGGCTTAATAATCTTACATTCATCCCTTACAACATCGTAACAATAGGATTAGAAACCGAGTCAGAAAAAGCCAACACAGAATATTTTTCTATGAGTGAATGGGGACCTTTCGAAAGTGTTTTCCCATCGCAAGAGATGCGTACTAATTCTGCATTTTTACAAAACCAGTTAATACTTGACGGCGGTTTTTCTGCAATAGCCGGATTTAGAATTGACCACAATGAAAAGTTTGGTAATCATTCAACTTATAAATTTGGCGCTAGTTATTTTTATGATGCGACCGGAACAAAATTAAAAGCAAATTATGGAACCGGCTTCAAAGCACCTTCACTCTTTTATTTATTTGATCCCGCATTCGGAAATCCAAATCTTAAACCTGAAGAAAATAAAGGCTGGGATATCGGCTTTGAGCAATATTTCTTCGGAAACGGATTTTCTTTTGGTGCAACTTATTTCTCGATGAAGTTTGAAAACATGTTCGGGTTTGATCAAAATTTTGTAACCATAAATATCAATGAAGCAAAAACAAATGGTGTAGAAACGTTTGCAACATATAGCCATGATGAATTTTATGTTCACTTGACTTATACATATACAAATGCGATAGATCTAAGCAACGACACAGAGGAACAATTAATTCGTCGACCCAATGATAAGTTAACTTTATCTGTTTCTTATTCTCCATTAGAAAAACTAAACTTGAATTCAACCATAAGATACATCGGAAAGCGAACGGATGAAGATTTCTCGGCATTCCCCTCGGCTACCGTTGTTTTAAGCGATTACACGATTATGGATTTTACGGTGAATTATAAAATTCTTTCAAATCTTACATTGTTCGGACGAATTGAAAATTTATTTGATAAAGATTACGAAGAAGTTCTTTATTACGGAACACCGGGAAGAAGTTTTTATGCTGGGTTTTCTTTTGATTTAATCTTTGAGTAA
- a CDS encoding T9SS type A sorting domain-containing protein, producing the protein MNNRLHIVYDQKDNGNNYETYYKKYNSDGTLEESKQVTDYGSEVGGFPTVSVSPSRVHVSYNSGNSSSASSNQGTAKTRDKYNTTWQTPQLLFSNSSMRERVHAGSSKLFEFYYKLEAGYHSDLYVRERSLGSTSWSSSTLLQQYASVYNIVSAANTNDGKTHIVYEGPSSVAYRNYNGSSWTSETTFGSSYISPRISSTSNDLFVIWGEYNDYLKIRQYDANPPKPINLSASASANDHPYIIWDASICADFKEYNVYKRNHPTTGSWTLIATTTNNYYEDQTETIVTGPPIANEKNVYYAVREVDQSNNYSSYSDMLTVRVEGPPLDKISNNDELDFTYELFQNYPNPFNPSTKIQFQIPKDGYVSLIVYNSLGEKVASLVEENLTSGKYSFDFDAENLPSGIYIYRLIASDYTSSQKMLLIR; encoded by the coding sequence ATGAATAACAGATTACACATTGTTTATGACCAGAAAGACAATGGTAACAATTATGAAACTTATTATAAAAAGTACAATTCTGATGGTACACTCGAGGAATCAAAACAAGTAACAGATTACGGCAGTGAGGTAGGTGGTTTTCCAACTGTTTCTGTTTCTCCAAGTAGAGTTCATGTTTCTTATAATAGCGGCAATTCAAGTTCAGCTTCATCAAATCAAGGTACGGCAAAAACTAGAGATAAATATAATACAACGTGGCAGACACCTCAGCTTTTATTCTCTAATTCATCAATGCGCGAAAGAGTACATGCAGGCAGCTCAAAATTATTTGAGTTTTATTACAAGCTTGAAGCTGGATATCATTCGGATCTGTATGTACGGGAAAGAAGTTTGGGTTCAACCTCCTGGTCTTCCTCTACATTATTACAGCAGTACGCTTCAGTTTATAATATTGTTTCGGCAGCAAACACTAACGACGGGAAAACACATATAGTTTATGAAGGTCCTTCAAGTGTAGCATACAGAAATTATAATGGTTCATCTTGGACTTCTGAAACTACCTTTGGCAGCAGTTATATTTCACCAAGGATTTCATCAACATCAAATGATCTTTTTGTTATTTGGGGTGAATATAATGACTATCTGAAGATTAGACAGTATGATGCAAATCCGCCCAAACCGATAAATTTATCTGCATCTGCAAGTGCAAATGATCATCCTTATATTATTTGGGATGCAAGTATTTGTGCCGATTTCAAAGAGTACAATGTATATAAACGAAATCATCCAACAACGGGAAGTTGGACACTAATTGCAACAACTACAAATAACTACTACGAAGATCAAACAGAAACAATAGTAACAGGTCCACCAATTGCTAATGAAAAAAATGTTTATTATGCAGTTAGAGAGGTAGACCAAAGTAATAACTATTCTTCATATTCCGATATGTTAACAGTTCGAGTTGAAGGACCGCCGTTAGATAAAATTTCAAACAATGATGAACTTGATTTTACATATGAACTGTTTCAGAATTACCCAAACCCGTTTAACCCATCGACAAAAATACAATTTCAAATTCCAAAAGATGGGTATGTCAGTTTAATAGTTTATAATTCATTAGGTGAAAAGGTTGCATCACTTGTTGAAGAAAATCTGACAAGTGGTAAATATTCATTTGATTTTGATGCAGAAAACTTACCAAGTGGAATTTACATTTACAGGTTAATAGCTTCTGATTATACTTCTTCACAAAAAATGCTTTTAATTCGATAG
- a CDS encoding FG-GAP-like repeat-containing protein produces MKHLIAVIIFISLMHLTFSQVIVKEKVEYLKQQSELKITEIEKDIIKIEYPGGKTKIKYIGDYIQLETNLNKSATFTITEIDLTTIDTSLYHHKYKFWQEVNIGEHTDPLIIADINRNGFAEIYGIQKEYYGDYSDVTVMEINEQGKFNKIFFYDSTIQILSISDIDKNGLYEVNLRRRVSEETPDPQWLDSWWQHLYYEQPTATSFANTLSFVFEPDKVLDQQEDHVFGDWDGDNHTDQIFVNITTNSSINIYEYNPSLNNFDLIYSYIFDLLNFYYRGFAQGDFDNDGKMEFFAGSIKGKIVAIENSGDNDYRLSWEGMVETYNAYLFAQTNDLDGNGKKEIWAGGDATYDGIGTTRITLFEADGNDSYLAVGRIDLVGVFSFDAGNFQTVDVDKDGKEEVLVCIDGNVLILKFSGYRNYQTYEVFYLKQNELALNGRWSGYIGAIMYDLTDDYKEELIINMYEIIENGGRFFSYLYKPDLTVEVEDRDLALPSEYQLHQNFPNPFNPTTTVRYNVPQRSLVNITVYNVLGEVVKSLIWEEKAAGSYSVIFDAKQLPSGIYIINMNAGSFNQSIKSIVVK; encoded by the coding sequence ATGAAACATCTAATAGCAGTAATCATTTTTATTTCGTTGATGCATCTCACATTCTCACAAGTAATTGTAAAAGAGAAAGTAGAATATCTAAAACAACAATCTGAATTAAAAATAACAGAAATAGAAAAGGATATAATTAAAATTGAATACCCGGGCGGTAAAACCAAAATAAAATATATCGGCGATTATATTCAGCTGGAAACAAACCTCAACAAGTCGGCTACATTTACAATAACGGAAATTGATTTAACGACAATAGACACCTCACTCTATCATCACAAATACAAATTTTGGCAGGAAGTAAATATTGGAGAACATACTGACCCATTGATCATAGCGGATATAAATAGAAACGGATTTGCAGAAATATACGGAATACAAAAAGAGTATTACGGAGATTATAGTGATGTTACTGTAATGGAAATTAACGAGCAAGGTAAATTCAATAAGATTTTTTTCTACGATAGTACAATACAAATTCTGTCAATATCTGATATTGATAAAAATGGATTGTACGAAGTTAATTTGCGGAGAAGAGTATCTGAAGAAACCCCTGACCCGCAATGGCTAGACTCGTGGTGGCAACATTTGTATTATGAACAACCAACCGCAACATCTTTTGCAAACACTCTTTCTTTTGTTTTTGAACCCGATAAAGTATTAGACCAACAAGAAGACCATGTATTCGGCGATTGGGATGGTGATAATCATACCGATCAGATATTTGTTAATATAACGACAAATTCAAGTATAAATATATATGAATATAACCCGTCGTTAAACAATTTTGATTTAATTTACAGTTATATTTTTGATCTATTGAACTTTTATTACCGTGGTTTTGCGCAAGGTGATTTTGATAATGACGGAAAGATGGAGTTCTTTGCAGGAAGTATAAAAGGGAAAATAGTTGCTATTGAAAACAGTGGTGATAACGATTATAGATTAAGCTGGGAGGGAATGGTAGAGACCTATAATGCTTATTTGTTTGCACAAACAAATGATTTAGACGGTAACGGAAAAAAAGAGATATGGGCTGGAGGAGACGCTACTTATGACGGTATTGGAACAACAAGAATTACATTGTTTGAAGCAGACGGAAATGACAGCTACCTGGCTGTAGGTAGAATAGATTTAGTTGGAGTGTTTTCATTTGATGCAGGTAATTTTCAAACGGTTGATGTGGATAAGGATGGAAAAGAAGAAGTTCTTGTCTGTATCGATGGTAACGTCTTGATACTTAAATTTAGCGGATATAGAAACTATCAAACATATGAGGTCTTTTATCTAAAACAAAATGAACTTGCTTTGAATGGAAGATGGTCGGGATATATCGGGGCGATAATGTATGATTTGACTGATGATTATAAAGAAGAATTGATTATAAATATGTATGAAATTATTGAAAACGGAGGTCGTTTTTTCTCTTACTTATACAAACCTGATTTAACGGTAGAAGTTGAAGATAGAGATCTTGCACTCCCAAGTGAATACCAGTTGCACCAAAATTTTCCAAATCCCTTCAACCCAACTACAACTGTCAGATACAATGTACCCCAAAGAAGCTTGGTAAATATAACAGTATATAATGTGTTAGGAGAGGTAGTAAAGAGTTTAATTTGGGAAGAAAAAGCCGCGGGTAGTTATTCTGTAATATTCGATGCAAAACAACTTCCTTCCGGAATCTATATAATAAACATGAATGCCGGAAGCTTTAATCAATCAATTAAAAGTATAGTAGTCAAATAA